One region of Monomorium pharaonis isolate MP-MQ-018 chromosome 11, ASM1337386v2, whole genome shotgun sequence genomic DNA includes:
- the LOC118647973 gene encoding uncharacterized protein LOC118647973 produces the protein MDDKTCDLLREWGFEDYIDIFKANEIDYTALKIMKPSDFQTIIPKIGPRIKFCDKLDHYKADLLTQQLISSQASSLINDISTENDSLNPPIVISDNNDVYDTDNTVIKETVLNVITLNEEGGEQTEEIHSTTNVITQLCDTDLDAKAAKTVLNSTCSYKQKDAARSKLCLAIIKNELKENENKRVSHRRWQELALQIQDAIPGEIQETYYIPYKKHSDKKVNAKGKLYDKYTNYVKELRKSGLRQKISNSTNNEPVVTLNDDLSRMLE, from the exons atggatGATAAAACATGCGATTTACTTCGTGAATGGGGATTTGAAGATTATATTGACATCTTTAAAG caAATGAAATTGATTATACAGCTTTGAAAATTATGAAGCCTTCCGACTTTCAGACTATAATACCAAAGATAGGACCTAGAATCaaattttgtgataaattaGACCATTATAAGGCTGATCTACTTACACAG caatTAATCTCTTCACAAGCATCATCcttaataaatgatatatcaACAGAAAACGATTCTTTAAATCCTCCAATTGTAATTTCTGATAACAATGATGTTTATGACACTGATAACActgttataaaagaaacagtATTAAAC GTAATCACTTTGAATGAAGAAGGAGGAGAGCAGACAGAAGAGATACATTCTACAACAAAT gtTATTACACAACTCTGTGATACTGATTTAGATGCAAAAGCTGCcaaaactgttttaaatagTACTTGTAGTTATAAACAAAAGGACGCAGCAAGAAGCAAACTGTGTTTAgccattattaaaaatgagttAAAAGAAAACGAGAACAAAAG agTAAGTCATAGACGATGGCAAGAATTAGCCTTGCAAATACAGGACGCTATTCCAGGAGAAATTCAA gAGACATATTATATTCCTTATAAAAAGCATTCTGACAAGAAAGTAAATGCCAAAGGCAAATTGTAcgataaatatacaaattatgtaaaagaacTACGTAAAAGTGGTTTaagacaaaaaatttcaaattcgaCAAACAATGAACCAG ttgTAACTTTAAATGATGATTTGAGTAGAATGCTTGAGtga